One Brassica napus cultivar Da-Ae chromosome C2, Da-Ae, whole genome shotgun sequence DNA window includes the following coding sequences:
- the LOC106354937 gene encoding uncharacterized protein LOC106354937: protein MVLDGIVPSPLRRHQSLKKQWEELGSCSTVINRHRYLLTALLLLAFLCTVYLYFAVTLGARHSSCYGLTGNDKAVCQSHL, encoded by the coding sequence ATGGTTCTTGATGGGATTGTACCTTCACCATTAAGGAGACACCAGTCTCTAAAGAAGCAGTGGGAAGAGTTGGGAAGCTGCTCCACGGTTATTAACAGGCATCGATATCTCTTAACAGCATTGCTTCTTTTGGCCTTCCTCTGCACTGTTTATCTTTACTTTGCTGTCACTTTAGGTGCTAGGCACTCCTCCTGTTATGGCTTGACTGGGAACGACAAGGCTGTCTGTCAAAGCCATCTCTAA